The sequence TGTCGCGGATCAGCGCGGCGGAGACCGGGTCGACCGCCTCGAACGGTTCGTCCAGCACCAGCAGCCGGGGGCCGTGCAGCAGCGCGCAGGCCAGGCCGATCTTCTTCTTCATGCCGGCCGAGTAGTCGACCACCAGGGTCCGGCCGGCGTCGGTGAGCGCCAGCACGTCCAGCAGTTCGGCGGCCCGCTGGTCGACCACCGCCGGGTCCATCCCACGCAACAGACCGTGGTACGCCAGCAGCTCCGCCCCGGTGAGCCGGTCGAAGAGCCGTACGCCGTCCGGAAGCACGCCGAGCAGCCGCTTTGCGCCCACCGGGTCGGCCCACACGTCGTGCCCGAGCACCCAGGCCCGGCCGTGGTCGGGCCGCAGCAGGCCGACCGCCATCGACAGCGTGGTGGTCTTGCCGGCGCCGTTCGGGCCGAGCAGCCCGTAGAAGGAGCCGGCCGGGACGGCCAGGTCGACGCCCGCCACCGCGACCTTGCCGTCGAACTGCTTCGCCAGGCCGCGCAGCGCGAGCGCGGGGTGCCCACCAGTCATGCGTCCGACCGTATCCGGGCCGGACCAGCCGACGCTCCGGCCGCAGGATGATCCCGCGTCGTCCCCGGGACGTACCTGCCCCTAGTCCAGACCGGCCGCCACCGACGGGGTCACAGCCGCAGCGCCTCGGGGGCGTGCAGCCGGAGCATGGTGGCCCCGACATCGGCCGGGGCCCGTCGGCGGGTCGCCATCGAGACGGCGACCATCACGGTGAAGGC comes from Micromonospora purpureochromogenes and encodes:
- a CDS encoding ABC transporter ATP-binding protein, producing MTGGHPALALRGLAKQFDGKVAVAGVDLAVPAGSFYGLLGPNGAGKTTTLSMAVGLLRPDHGRAWVLGHDVWADPVGAKRLLGVLPDGVRLFDRLTGAELLAYHGLLRGMDPAVVDQRAAELLDVLALTDAGRTLVVDYSAGMKKKIGLACALLHGPRLLVLDEPFEAVDPVSAALIRDILQRYVSGGGTVVFSSHVMEVVERLCSHVAILADGTIKRVGTLDEVRGDRSLEEVFVEVVGGRTATGEELSWLSR